A window of the Parvularcula bermudensis HTCC2503 genome harbors these coding sequences:
- a CDS encoding glycosyltransferase — translation MIFVTVGTQLPFPRLIQTVDDLAEGLSEDVVAQVGPDTTPRAHLSARPMLTPSEFDTLFRQARVIIGHAGIGTVLSARRFEKPVILVPRRHDKGEHRNDHQLATVKALKGAPGIYIAENGEEIAALLSQELSAPSAAAAKTESHASLIAELRRLITMDS, via the coding sequence ATGATTTTTGTAACCGTTGGGACTCAGTTACCTTTTCCTCGGTTGATTCAGACAGTGGACGATCTGGCCGAGGGCTTGTCCGAAGACGTGGTGGCGCAGGTCGGACCAGATACAACGCCTAGGGCGCATCTTTCTGCCCGGCCTATGCTGACCCCTTCGGAATTTGACACTTTGTTCCGTCAGGCACGCGTCATCATCGGTCATGCCGGCATTGGCACCGTTCTGTCGGCTCGGCGGTTCGAGAAGCCGGTGATCCTGGTCCCGCGGCGCCACGATAAGGGCGAGCACCGCAACGACCATCAATTGGCCACGGTCAAAGCCCTTAAGGGGGCCCCTGGGATCTATATTGCCGAAAATGGCGAGGAGATCGCCGCGCTGCTATCCCAGGAGCTTTCGGCACCCTCGGCCGCAGCGGCCAAGACGGAAAGCCATGCGAGCCTGATTGCCGAGCTGCGGCGCCTCATCACAATGGACAGCTGA
- a CDS encoding GumC family protein, which translates to MDKMNDRNDLIIDIQALFLMARRRALLFLVVAAIVLAAVAALYTAMEPKYTASARILVDTREQRVVTEDLVVQDDRVDTYSVDTEARVLSSRSLARRVVEKLDLANNPDFLTKDDDESMTDVEAVTAATTALQDGLSVSRSGLAFVIDVAFTHSSPEMATTVVNTLVTEYVNAQLELKRTATREASSFLKSRLDELRQTALAADQRLAEFRTENPMLSSEDDQSVVQRQLADLSNELAEASAAYAEVQAALEAARQLAQSGGSASVGNTRVNTSISALRAQEAEAVRQVAELSRRYGPRHPSLLIAQDELVAIRGQLTADVQRNVDDLEAQAAAARSRVTSLRRSLDAVSATLQDTNSAKATLSVLEREAATAGATYEAFLKRFGETSTQEGVQTADSRILSLADTPSDPSWPDPLLFALIGFVCAAGAGGAAVIARELMENGLRTPSDVRDTFSKRLLSIVPSFQSSLTPTERRQYKTLDAGFMLEKPNSTFAESFRILLASMMQQRGDIPAQVIAVTSAVAGEGKTTVSFGLARVVSMAGQSVVVVECASDGAMGPGMENAVGLVDVLAGRADFEDAILRDDQTGAYFLPLFGQTPLASPILGTPQFDELLAELRNHFDRVILDTPPVLSVADSRVLCAKADAVAYVVKWGDTAKGIAVEGYNLLWECGAMISGIVLNNVDLKKQRAWTSEGLGGGVSGGAPGGRTQRPSLLSDNRRPAVGSLPTRTLKHDKPQGKTEKGTARPVFHVAGRNVLGDQPKA; encoded by the coding sequence ATGGATAAGATGAACGATCGCAACGATCTCATCATTGATATCCAAGCTCTCTTTCTGATGGCGCGTCGGCGCGCGCTGCTGTTCCTGGTTGTGGCTGCCATTGTTCTTGCCGCCGTTGCCGCCCTCTATACGGCGATGGAGCCAAAATATACGGCGAGTGCGCGAATCCTTGTCGACACGAGAGAGCAGCGGGTCGTCACGGAAGATCTGGTCGTTCAGGACGATCGGGTTGATACCTACTCGGTCGATACCGAAGCGCGGGTCCTGTCCTCTCGATCCCTCGCCCGCCGGGTTGTCGAGAAACTCGATCTCGCCAATAATCCTGACTTCCTCACCAAGGATGACGATGAGTCAATGACCGATGTCGAGGCCGTGACCGCGGCCACAACGGCCTTGCAAGATGGGCTTTCTGTCTCTCGGTCCGGCCTTGCCTTTGTCATCGACGTGGCCTTCACCCATTCCTCGCCGGAGATGGCGACGACCGTGGTCAATACTCTGGTGACTGAATATGTGAACGCGCAGCTTGAATTAAAGCGGACGGCCACCCGTGAAGCGTCGAGTTTCCTTAAGAGCCGTCTTGATGAATTACGCCAGACTGCGCTGGCGGCCGATCAAAGGCTTGCCGAGTTTCGGACCGAAAATCCGATGTTGTCCTCCGAAGACGATCAGTCTGTGGTGCAGCGACAATTAGCGGATCTCAGCAATGAATTGGCAGAGGCCAGCGCCGCCTATGCCGAGGTCCAAGCGGCTCTTGAGGCTGCCCGGCAATTGGCCCAAAGTGGCGGTAGTGCCAGCGTCGGTAATACGCGGGTCAATACGTCGATTTCTGCCCTCAGGGCTCAGGAAGCCGAAGCGGTGCGCCAAGTGGCCGAGTTGTCCCGGCGCTACGGGCCGCGGCATCCGTCTCTTCTCATCGCGCAGGACGAATTGGTGGCGATTCGGGGACAGTTGACCGCCGATGTACAGCGAAATGTCGATGACCTTGAGGCCCAAGCCGCCGCCGCGCGAAGCCGGGTCACTTCGCTGCGCCGTAGTCTCGATGCCGTGTCGGCGACTTTGCAGGATACCAATAGTGCGAAGGCGACACTGAGCGTTTTAGAGCGAGAAGCCGCAACGGCCGGGGCAACCTATGAGGCATTCCTCAAGCGCTTCGGTGAGACTTCCACCCAAGAGGGCGTGCAGACAGCGGATTCGCGTATCCTCTCTCTGGCAGACACCCCCTCCGATCCTTCCTGGCCCGATCCCCTTTTGTTCGCCCTTATCGGCTTCGTGTGCGCCGCAGGGGCCGGCGGGGCGGCGGTCATCGCTCGAGAGTTGATGGAAAACGGGCTGCGGACACCCTCGGATGTGCGTGACACATTCTCAAAGCGACTACTGTCGATTGTCCCATCCTTCCAGTCGTCGCTGACACCGACGGAGCGGCGCCAATATAAGACCCTCGATGCCGGGTTCATGCTGGAGAAACCGAATTCCACCTTCGCGGAAAGTTTCCGTATTCTGCTCGCGTCGATGATGCAGCAGCGAGGCGATATCCCTGCTCAAGTCATCGCGGTGACCTCCGCTGTGGCAGGGGAGGGGAAGACCACCGTTTCCTTCGGTCTCGCCCGTGTGGTGTCCATGGCGGGGCAGTCGGTCGTGGTGGTTGAATGCGCTTCCGATGGGGCAATGGGACCGGGGATGGAGAATGCGGTGGGGTTGGTCGATGTGCTGGCCGGACGGGCCGACTTCGAAGACGCGATCTTGCGTGATGATCAAACCGGCGCCTATTTCCTGCCGCTCTTCGGCCAAACGCCCCTGGCCTCGCCGATCTTGGGGACGCCCCAATTCGACGAATTGCTCGCGGAACTGCGTAACCATTTCGATCGTGTGATTCTCGATACGCCGCCGGTGCTCTCGGTCGCCGATAGCCGGGTTCTCTGCGCTAAGGCGGATGCCGTAGCTTATGTGGTGAAGTGGGGCGACACGGCGAAGGGGATTGCGGTTGAGGGTTACAACCTTCTTTGGGAATGTGGCGCAATGATCAGTGGGATCGTTCTCAATAATGTCGATCTGAAAAAGCAGCGGGCATGGACGTCCGAGGGCCTTGGCGGCGGCGTGAGTGGCGGCGCACCGGGGGGGCGGACTCAGCGGCCGAGCTTGCTGAGCGATAATCGACGCCCCGCTGTCGGGAGCTTGCCGACCCGCACGCTGAAGCACGACAAACCGCAAGGGAAGACCGAAAAAGGGACAGCTCGCCCCGTATTTCACGTAGCCGGGCGGAACGTCCTCGGTGATCAGCCCAAAGCGTAA
- a CDS encoding glucuronosyltransferase, translated as MTKAGVTSFRRVMAIASGGGHWHQLMMMRDAYGDQHVDYVTTLPGLAEQYDATPVTIVPDCNRNEKLKIVQCTLALLGLLLRKRPEVIITTGALPGVIALAIGKTLGKKTIWVDSVANAEEMSMSGRLARRFADHWMSQWEHVAAAEGADFAGRVL; from the coding sequence ATGACCAAGGCTGGTGTGACATCTTTCCGTCGGGTTATGGCGATCGCGTCTGGCGGTGGCCATTGGCATCAATTGATGATGATGCGTGATGCCTACGGCGATCAGCATGTTGATTATGTCACGACCTTGCCTGGTCTTGCAGAACAATATGACGCAACGCCGGTCACTATCGTCCCGGACTGCAACCGTAACGAAAAACTTAAAATCGTTCAGTGCACGCTCGCGCTTCTCGGGCTTTTGCTCCGTAAGCGGCCTGAGGTCATCATCACCACAGGGGCACTGCCCGGTGTGATCGCTTTGGCCATCGGAAAAACTCTGGGGAAGAAAACCATCTGGGTCGACTCCGTGGCGAATGCTGAGGAAATGTCCATGTCGGGCCGTTTGGCGCGTCGGTTCGCGGATCATTGGATGTCCCAATGGGAGCACGTCGCCGCGGCAGAGGGCGCTGATTTCGCAGGGCGGGTCCTATGA
- a CDS encoding AAA family ATPase, with protein MKFTGTDNYVATDDLKMAVNAAVALERPLLIKGEPGTGKTVLAKEVAKALGMSLIEWHVKSTTKAQQGLYEYDAVARLRDSQLGEAKASDVSNYIKRGKLWEAFTAAERPVLLIDEIDKADIEFPNDLLQELDRMEFFVYETNETITAKTRPVVIITSNNEKELPDAFLRRCFFHYIRFPDAETMQDIVEVHFPNLKKELVGSALKTFYQMRDTPGLKKKPSTSELLDWLKLLMVEDVDLTVLREKDPRKAIPPLHGALLKNEQDVHLFERLAFMARRDGG; from the coding sequence GATGGCGGTCAACGCGGCTGTCGCGTTAGAGCGCCCGTTGCTGATCAAGGGGGAACCGGGGACGGGCAAGACCGTGCTCGCCAAGGAGGTCGCCAAGGCCCTCGGCATGTCGCTGATCGAATGGCACGTCAAATCCACCACCAAGGCGCAGCAAGGGCTTTATGAATATGATGCCGTGGCCCGCCTACGCGACAGCCAACTTGGCGAAGCCAAAGCGTCCGATGTCTCGAACTACATCAAGCGCGGCAAATTGTGGGAGGCGTTCACGGCCGCCGAACGCCCTGTCCTGCTGATCGACGAGATCGACAAGGCGGATATCGAGTTCCCCAATGACTTGCTGCAAGAACTCGATCGAATGGAGTTCTTTGTCTACGAAACGAATGAGACCATCACGGCGAAAACGCGGCCTGTGGTGATCATCACCTCGAACAACGAAAAGGAATTGCCCGACGCCTTTTTGCGACGGTGCTTCTTTCACTATATTCGCTTCCCCGACGCCGAGACGATGCAGGATATTGTCGAGGTGCATTTCCCCAATCTCAAAAAAGAATTGGTCGGCAGCGCCCTTAAGACCTTCTATCAAATGCGGGATACGCCGGGGTTGAAGAAAAAGCCCTCGACCTCGGAATTGCTGGATTGGCTTAAATTGCTCATGGTTGAGGACGTGGATCTCACCGTTCTGCGGGAAAAAGATCCCCGCAAGGCCATTCCGCCTCTCCACGGCGCCCTCCTCAAGAATGAGCAGGACGTGCATTTGTTCGAAAGACTGGCCTTCATGGCCCGTCGGGACGGGGGCTAA
- a CDS encoding outer membrane beta-barrel protein, whose protein sequence is MPHRASQTMLVLSLVSLGSVVATGAAAQYNGMVVPPATTPPVDGRALIDIAGTRKKDKTPIELGPFAIQSEANAGFGFEDNIRAAETDELEDYYGELGAEVISRATAGGNEITTFASGSVRKYDSESDQDFEEWAVGGRTLSNVGDVVNLQAGLDMRQRVISRENSRVVSPPERPVQFRQTTAFAGIVHDPGTFRTVGSVTFRKTDIEDVVDLETSTIERFEDSEEYVVDLRVDYRRTEGLSLFTAGEVKVRTIDALDPSTDFDSTAIELLAGVAFEPNSFVRGEVSVGFLSREFESDAFDEQTGGAFAAEVIYQPLRRLSFALEAGRGLQDSINAATAASAIETSVSGSTVYDVNSNLQVFLESRWRQEDFDEVDVNIERGQLSVGSRIDINRSLDVQTRVSAFSQDTDSEVLGRDFDAARAFTTLSYKF, encoded by the coding sequence ATGCCACACCGCGCATCTCAAACGATGCTCGTTCTGTCCCTGGTCTCGCTGGGCAGTGTCGTTGCCACCGGTGCTGCTGCCCAATATAACGGCATGGTCGTTCCGCCGGCAACGACTCCGCCTGTAGATGGGCGGGCGTTGATCGATATTGCTGGGACGCGGAAAAAGGATAAGACACCGATCGAACTTGGCCCTTTTGCGATCCAATCGGAGGCAAATGCGGGATTTGGGTTTGAGGATAATATCCGAGCGGCTGAAACCGATGAGTTGGAGGATTATTACGGCGAGTTGGGCGCCGAAGTGATTTCGCGGGCCACGGCGGGGGGCAATGAAATCACGACCTTTGCCAGTGGCTCTGTGCGCAAATACGACTCCGAGAGCGATCAGGATTTCGAGGAATGGGCCGTTGGCGGTCGGACATTGTCTAATGTCGGCGATGTCGTGAACCTTCAGGCGGGCCTGGATATGCGCCAACGCGTCATTTCGCGGGAAAATTCGCGCGTCGTCTCCCCCCCCGAGCGACCGGTGCAATTCCGCCAGACCACTGCCTTTGCCGGGATCGTGCATGATCCAGGGACCTTTCGCACGGTGGGGTCGGTGACATTCCGTAAGACGGATATTGAGGATGTCGTCGACCTCGAGACGTCGACCATTGAGCGGTTCGAAGATAGCGAAGAATACGTTGTCGATCTTCGGGTCGACTATCGCCGGACCGAGGGGCTGTCGCTATTCACCGCCGGGGAAGTCAAGGTGCGTACTATCGACGCCCTCGACCCCTCGACGGATTTCGACTCGACCGCCATCGAGCTGTTGGCGGGGGTTGCCTTCGAGCCCAACAGTTTTGTGCGCGGTGAGGTGAGCGTTGGATTCCTGTCCCGTGAATTCGAAAGCGATGCCTTTGACGAACAGACTGGCGGGGCGTTTGCGGCGGAGGTCATCTATCAGCCGTTACGGCGTTTGAGTTTTGCCCTCGAAGCGGGTCGGGGCCTCCAGGATAGTATCAATGCGGCCACGGCGGCGAGCGCAATCGAAACGTCTGTTTCGGGCTCGACTGTTTATGATGTTAACTCAAACCTTCAGGTGTTCCTTGAGAGCCGTTGGCGCCAAGAAGATTTTGATGAAGTCGATGTAAATATCGAACGCGGACAATTATCTGTGGGCAGTCGGATTGATATCAATCGGTCATTAGATGTCCAAACGCGGGTGAGCGCGTTTAGCCAGGATACCGATTCTGAGGTGCTGGGTCGTGATTTCGATGCTGCCAGGGCGTTCACGACCTTGTCGTATAAATTTTAG